In one window of Bos taurus isolate L1 Dominette 01449 registration number 42190680 breed Hereford chromosome 15, ARS-UCD2.0, whole genome shotgun sequence DNA:
- the OR51K7 gene encoding olfactory receptor family 51 subfamily K member 7 has translation MRNSSSTLESLPTMFILVGIPGLEAEHIWISIPFCLMYIIIFLGNGTILHVIRTDTALHQPMYLFLAMLALAEVSVSASTLPTVLGVFLFGITEISFNACLLQMFSIHSFSIMESAVLLSMSVDRFVAIYNPLRYTAILTMPRIFGMAAGIGLKSIVLMAPLTILLRHPTFCGHNILSHSYCLHPNLIHLPCGDTTINNIYGLFIVTSTFGLDSLLIVVSYGFILHTVLSIATGEGRRKALSTCSSHVCAVFSYYVPMIGLSMVHRLRYHVSPLLHAMMANAYLFLPPVINPIVYSIKTKKIRRGISWILSEKKARV, from the coding sequence ATGAGGAACTCCAGTAGTACTTTGGAGTCCCTACCTACAATGTTCATTCTGGTTGGCATCCCAGGACTGGAGGCAGAGCATATCTGGATATCCATCCCCTTCTGCTTGATGTACATTATCATCTTCCTTGGGAATGGCACCATTCTTCATGTCATCAGGACAGACACCGCTCTACACCAGCCCATGTACCTTTTCCTTGCCATGCTGGCACTGGCTGAAGTCAGTGTCTCTGCATCCACTCTGCCTACAGTGCTAGGTGTTTTCCTTTTTGGTATCACTGAGATTAGTTTCAATGCATGCCTTCTCCAGATGTTCTCCATCCATTCGTTCTCCATTATGGAGTCCGCTGTGTTGCTCTCCATGTCTGTTGACCGATTTGTGGCCATCTACAATCCACTGCGCTATACAGCCATCCTAACCATGCCCCGCATTTTTGGCATGGCAGCTGGTATTGGGCTGAAAAGCATTGTGCTCATGGCCCCACTGACCATTCTCCTAAGGCACCCGACCTTCTGTGGCCATAATATCCTCTCCCATTCCTATTGTCTTCACCCCAACCTTATCCATCTACCTTGTGGGGATACTACTATCAACAATATCTATGGGCTTTTCATTGTTACTTCCACCTTTGGGCTTGATTCACTCCTTATTGTGGTCTCCTATGGATTCATACTCCACACTGTACTAAGCATTGCCACTGGGGAGGGGCGGAGGAAGGCACTCAGCACATGTAGCTCACACGTCTGTGCAGTATTCTCTTACTATGTGCCTATGATTGGCTTGTCTATGGTGCACCGCCTTAGATATCATGTGTCCCCTTTGCTCCATGCTATGATGGCCAATGCTTACCTCTTTTTACCACCTGTTATCAATCCCATTGTCTACAGCATTAAGACCAAGAAAATCCGTCGTGGCATTTCCTGGATATTATCAGAGAAGAAAGCCAGAGTTTAG